In the Duncaniella freteri genome, one interval contains:
- a CDS encoding DUF3408 domain-containing protein: MTAKKTPSTTASKSTQLTDVPQTIVSTLNPDNSMKSDNSINSTNAVSSDNAVNSTPPADTAEPPKHLRVGKQQRKSDYADFKAAYLAPSKLMKRHPVNIEDSVWAKLERIARILGDRDTTVGSYINAILSEHLNLYADDIEIWRKL; this comes from the coding sequence ATGACAGCGAAGAAAACTCCGTCAACAACCGCATCCAAGTCAACTCAGTTGACTGATGTACCCCAAACAATAGTATCAACCCTTAATCCTGATAACTCTATGAAATCAGATAACTCAATCAACTCCACCAATGCAGTAAGCAGCGACAACGCTGTCAACAGCACCCCTCCTGCCGACACAGCCGAGCCGCCGAAGCATCTGCGCGTCGGCAAGCAGCAGCGCAAATCGGATTACGCCGATTTCAAGGCGGCCTATCTCGCTCCGTCAAAGCTGATGAAACGTCACCCGGTCAATATCGAGGACAGCGTGTGGGCGAAGCTCGAACGCATCGCCCGTATCCTCGGCGACCGCGACACCACCGTAGGCAGCTACATCAATGCTATCCTCTCGGAGCATCTGAATCTCTATGCCGACGACATCGAAATCTGGCGTAAGCTATGA
- a CDS encoding very short patch repair endonuclease, whose product MADVMTTEQRSRCMAAIKGKDTNPELIVRKYLFSRGLRFRVQVRKLLGNPDIVLPKYKTVIFVNGCFWHGHEDCRYFRLPKSNVEFWKEKIERNVARDVRNEAELKALGWRIIRVWECEIKTVAQREEYLKHLYDRIVNPTQSYLMETDIDKPSIAAEPESEQSYGNNNHS is encoded by the coding sequence ATGGCAGATGTTATGACAACGGAGCAGCGTAGCCGCTGTATGGCGGCTATAAAGGGAAAGGATACCAACCCGGAACTGATTGTGCGGAAGTATCTTTTCTCTCGCGGTCTGCGTTTCCGTGTTCAGGTCAGGAAGCTGCTGGGAAATCCTGATATTGTCCTGCCGAAGTACAAGACCGTCATTTTCGTCAACGGATGCTTCTGGCACGGGCATGAGGATTGCAGGTATTTCCGCTTGCCAAAGTCCAATGTCGAGTTCTGGAAAGAGAAGATAGAGCGTAATGTTGCCCGTGATGTCCGTAACGAAGCTGAACTGAAAGCCCTTGGATGGCGCATTATCCGGGTATGGGAGTGTGAAATCAAGACCGTAGCACAGCGAGAGGAATATCTCAAACACCTTTATGACCGCATTGTCAATCCGACTCAATCATACCTTATGGAGACTGACATAGACAAACCATCAATAGCTGCTGAGCCTGAATCAGAGCAGTCTTACGGCAATAACAACCATTCTTAA
- a CDS encoding DUF6371 domain-containing protein: MSNHRFILQPYKGVGSRHCCPACHKKRCFSRYIDTEKQISFPDDVGRCDHEQSCGYHLSPKEYFERNPQAKPLHCDFATSSAWRAKPTEQRKLTSFVATETVSQTLHGYEKNNLYLFLRSKFGAEDALRLMKDYRVGTSKHWPGSCVFWQTDVNGDTRTGKVMLYNADNGKRVKEPFNHVTWVHSLLKMPDFNLRQCFFGEHLLPMNRDKPVAIVESEKTALVATYYLPEYVWLTTGGKNGCFNADALRVLKGHQVILYPDIGATDQWRQKLRLLRSLGIEASIFNFLEEVATDDERTAGLDIADYLLQIEPDQAILQSMIRRNPILQTLIDELQLTLVSVERYNPDTYAIHKPSKTEKQ, from the coding sequence ATGAGTAATCATAGATTCATTCTCCAGCCCTATAAAGGGGTTGGAAGCCGTCACTGTTGCCCTGCCTGTCACAAGAAACGTTGTTTTAGCCGGTATATCGACACCGAGAAACAAATTTCGTTTCCTGATGATGTCGGCAGGTGTGACCACGAACAGAGTTGCGGCTATCATCTTTCGCCGAAGGAATATTTCGAGCGTAATCCACAGGCGAAGCCCTTGCACTGTGATTTCGCTACTTCGTCAGCATGGCGAGCCAAACCGACCGAGCAGCGAAAGCTGACATCCTTTGTTGCCACAGAGACTGTTTCACAGACTCTGCACGGATATGAGAAGAACAATCTCTATCTGTTCCTCCGCTCCAAGTTCGGAGCCGAGGACGCACTCCGTCTGATGAAGGACTACCGAGTAGGCACATCGAAGCACTGGCCGGGGTCATGCGTGTTCTGGCAAACCGATGTAAACGGCGATACCCGCACAGGAAAAGTCATGCTCTACAATGCTGACAACGGCAAGCGTGTCAAGGAGCCATTCAATCATGTGACATGGGTTCACTCGCTGTTAAAGATGCCCGACTTCAATCTGCGTCAGTGCTTTTTCGGCGAACACCTCTTGCCGATGAACCGAGACAAACCGGTTGCCATTGTCGAGAGCGAGAAGACCGCTCTTGTGGCGACGTATTACCTGCCGGAATATGTGTGGCTGACGACAGGTGGTAAAAACGGTTGCTTCAATGCCGACGCACTCCGTGTTCTCAAAGGTCATCAGGTTATCCTGTATCCCGACATTGGCGCGACCGACCAGTGGCGGCAGAAACTGAGATTGCTCCGTAGTCTCGGTATTGAGGCAAGCATCTTCAACTTCCTTGAAGAGGTTGCCACCGATGACGAGCGAACAGCAGGACTTGACATAGCGGATTATCTGCTGCAAATCGAGCCCGACCAAGCAATACTGCAATCAATGATACGCCGTAATCCGATTTTACAGACGCTCATCGATGAACTACAACTCACTCTTGTGTCAGTTGAACGGTACAACCCGGATACTTATGCAATTCACAAACCCTCAAAAACCGAAAAACAATGA
- a CDS encoding DNA cytosine methyltransferase encodes MTNQTLNTLDLFAGCGGLTEGFLQSGHYHTVGAVEWEKAPYETIKHRLITKWGHSEAENAVIRFDIQRTDELINGFDDAEYGIHQGLQSLIGEQKIDVIIGGPPCQAYSLAGRIRDEHGMKNDYRNYLFERYIEIVKYFKPKFFVFENVVGLLSAAPDGTPITEKIYSAFREAGYHVTPNFRNALFDVAEYGIPQHRKRVIILGISEEIFGDKCDIMLNDFYKIIFPSLKGKPRTVKDAIGDLPPIYPLAEPTKRGATKISHIQQEERFCMNHTPRFHSKRDIGVFRFLANDIMSGKCEYVSIEKLKELYTKVTGKHSNIHKYYVLREDEPSNTIPAHLYKDGMRHIHPDPEQARSITPREAARLQTFPDDFEFFGATMAQFKMIGNAVPVDFAAIIAEALYKLFTSNYNHGRIFH; translated from the coding sequence ATGACAAATCAAACGCTAAATACACTTGATTTATTTGCAGGGTGTGGAGGTCTCACAGAGGGATTTCTTCAGTCTGGTCATTATCACACTGTTGGTGCAGTTGAGTGGGAGAAAGCTCCATATGAAACCATCAAGCACCGGCTGATTACAAAATGGGGACATTCTGAGGCAGAAAACGCAGTAATTCGATTTGATATTCAACGAACAGATGAACTCATCAATGGCTTTGATGATGCAGAATATGGTATCCATCAAGGGTTACAAAGTCTAATTGGAGAACAAAAGATTGACGTGATTATTGGAGGTCCTCCATGTCAGGCATATTCATTGGCCGGACGTATTCGGGATGAGCACGGCATGAAGAACGACTATCGCAATTATCTATTTGAAAGATATATAGAAATAGTCAAATATTTTAAGCCGAAATTCTTTGTGTTTGAAAATGTTGTAGGACTTTTAAGTGCCGCTCCAGATGGCACACCGATTACAGAAAAGATATATTCGGCATTTCGCGAAGCTGGGTATCATGTTACCCCAAATTTCCGAAATGCGCTATTCGATGTAGCAGAATATGGTATCCCGCAACATCGTAAACGTGTTATAATTCTCGGTATCTCCGAAGAAATATTTGGAGATAAATGCGATATCATGCTGAATGATTTTTATAAAATCATATTCCCATCATTGAAAGGAAAGCCTCGAACGGTTAAAGATGCTATTGGCGACTTGCCGCCTATTTACCCATTAGCGGAACCAACAAAAAGAGGCGCCACTAAGATTTCCCACATTCAGCAAGAAGAGCGGTTTTGTATGAACCATACGCCTCGCTTCCATAGCAAGCGTGATATAGGTGTTTTCCGTTTTCTTGCCAATGACATTATGAGCGGAAAGTGCGAATATGTCAGCATTGAGAAACTGAAAGAATTATATACAAAAGTCACAGGGAAACATAGCAATATTCATAAATACTATGTTTTACGAGAAGATGAGCCAAGTAACACCATACCCGCACATCTTTATAAAGATGGTATGAGACATATTCATCCTGACCCTGAACAAGCGCGTTCCATTACCCCTCGGGAGGCTGCTCGACTACAAACTTTCCCAGATGACTTTGAATTTTTTGGTGCGACCATGGCTCAATTCAAAATGATAGGGAATGCTGTCCCAGTTGATTTTGCCGCCATAATTGCAGAAGCTCTATACAAACTTTTCACATCTAATTATAACCATGGCAGAATTTTTCATTAA
- a CDS encoding HNH endonuclease, translating into MAEFFIKKLGRQEMGSPVRRSDGSLKFSRGRYMLISKEFYDFFPHLSTTVLNDSTALPFLTDHSDEIIYAQYVYHNSKHVDTAHVEGQPRDESRIYLNSKLDNDKTLFLPNDIVVMMRCRDNGIPFYVLHIFDALSPYYSFWNAKLNGKTYAVWEGDEAPTFDRQFTLPNKSANIIGDKKVEEAIEKQQQQALDSMNPANDMAQAMGADLFNARTFHDFVMNAYGGKCAVTKRVISCNGFDNLEAAHIMPQAHNGSFLPCNGIAMSRDMHCVFDKGFFTIEDDYTIIIHPDVLRTDSYINEYNGAKITIPQIEYFRPHPQFLRHHRDNVFGTFRQIRSNWINN; encoded by the coding sequence ATGGCAGAATTTTTCATTAAAAAACTTGGTCGACAGGAAATGGGATCTCCTGTTAGGCGTAGTGACGGCTCTCTAAAATTTAGCCGTGGTCGTTATATGCTAATTTCAAAGGAATTCTACGATTTCTTTCCTCACCTTTCGACCACTGTTTTAAACGACAGTACCGCTCTCCCTTTTTTGACAGACCACTCGGATGAGATTATTTATGCCCAGTATGTCTATCATAATTCAAAACATGTAGACACAGCTCATGTAGAAGGGCAACCACGTGACGAAAGTCGTATTTATCTTAACAGCAAGCTCGACAACGACAAAACCTTGTTCTTGCCAAATGACATTGTTGTCATGATGCGCTGTCGCGATAATGGTATCCCTTTTTATGTTCTGCATATCTTCGATGCGCTATCACCCTATTATTCTTTTTGGAATGCCAAACTTAATGGCAAGACCTATGCTGTATGGGAGGGCGATGAAGCTCCAACATTCGACAGACAATTCACTTTGCCAAACAAGTCTGCAAATATAATTGGAGATAAGAAAGTTGAGGAAGCCATCGAAAAGCAACAGCAGCAAGCACTTGATTCAATGAATCCTGCAAATGACATGGCTCAGGCCATGGGAGCAGACCTTTTCAATGCCCGTACTTTCCACGATTTTGTCATGAATGCGTACGGTGGCAAATGCGCGGTCACTAAGCGTGTCATTTCATGCAACGGGTTTGACAATCTTGAAGCGGCGCACATTATGCCTCAAGCCCACAACGGGTCATTCCTCCCATGCAATGGTATCGCCATGAGCCGGGATATGCACTGCGTTTTTGACAAGGGGTTCTTCACAATTGAAGATGATTATACGATTATAATCCACCCCGATGTTTTACGGACGGATTCATATATCAACGAATACAATGGGGCAAAAATCACCATTCCTCAAATTGAGTATTTCCGACCTCATCCACAATTCCTCCGCCACCATCGAGATAATGTATTCGGCACATTCCGTCAAATAAGGAGTAATTGGATAAACAACTAA
- a CDS encoding plasmid mobilization protein, whose product MRKYNSDAPGVKLRGRPKKESSDKRGRKVSVNFTEDEKRDVKAKASAAGISIAELLRISAFRLSIVERLTDFEREAIQELMYQGKNLNDQVKACQANAWPSTKRKAEACLDGILAILGKLKTQNSTLL is encoded by the coding sequence ATGAGGAAGTACAATTCTGACGCACCCGGCGTAAAACTCCGTGGGCGTCCAAAGAAAGAATCGAGTGATAAGCGCGGCCGTAAAGTCTCAGTGAATTTCACGGAGGACGAGAAACGCGACGTGAAAGCAAAAGCATCAGCAGCCGGCATCAGCATTGCCGAGTTGTTGCGCATCAGTGCTTTCAGACTCTCGATTGTTGAGCGTCTCACCGACTTCGAGCGTGAGGCGATACAAGAACTAATGTACCAAGGGAAGAATCTCAACGACCAGGTCAAGGCTTGTCAGGCTAACGCCTGGCCCTCGACAAAGCGTAAAGCCGAGGCTTGTCTCGACGGGATTTTAGCAATTCTTGGTAAGTTGAAAACTCAAAATTCCACATTATTATGA
- a CDS encoding relaxase/mobilization nuclease domain-containing protein — protein MIAKILAKGSAADIAGYVMREFHDKEKYTADTWRVIDSDGILGNDYRRIVNSFDIGASLNKNISKPIGHISVSFDKSDLPRLTDDFMVLLAKEYMERMGIKDTQYLIVRHLETSSPHFHIVYNRVNLHGKAIDESNNFDKSHKATKAIKLKYGLTFSPKKKLYEDQQFGNF, from the coding sequence ATGATAGCAAAAATACTCGCAAAGGGCTCCGCTGCCGACATCGCAGGCTACGTTATGCGAGAGTTCCATGACAAGGAAAAGTACACCGCCGACACATGGCGCGTGATAGATTCCGATGGGATTCTCGGCAACGACTACCGCAGAATTGTGAACAGTTTCGACATCGGGGCGAGTCTGAACAAGAACATAAGCAAGCCCATCGGACACATTTCGGTGAGTTTCGACAAGTCTGATTTGCCACGTCTGACCGATGATTTCATGGTACTTCTGGCAAAAGAATATATGGAACGAATGGGCATCAAGGACACACAATATTTAATTGTGCGTCACCTCGAAACTTCATCTCCTCACTTCCATATCGTCTATAACCGCGTGAATCTTCACGGCAAGGCCATTGACGAAAGCAACAATTTCGACAAGAGCCATAAGGCGACCAAGGCCATAAAACTAAAATATGGGCTTACTTTTTCGCCGAAAAAGAAGCTGTATGAAGATCAACAGTTCGGTAATTTTTGA
- a CDS encoding DNA cytosine methyltransferase, with the protein MNFLVAAKGFGRPSALLGSFLHFIMTRPSLNVLDLFCGCGGLSKGFEEAGYNILIGIDFEQSALNTFNHNHKTARGVRLDLSKPESFDEIDTLLAGRKLDVIIGGPPCQGFSLTGPRKFDDERNKLYLAMIETVRRYRPKAFLIENVPGMANLYKGAVRDEIIRRFSEIGYNVTYKIVCAADYGVPQIRKRLVFVGIHSEKDKYVFPEPYLSENDYITCEQAISDLPSLETTLGEEISVYECEPQNKFQRLMRSSSTTLHNHTAINHKPFVKEVIALVPDGGNYKDLPPGVGESRVFHMAWTRLNSKKPARTVDTGHRNLFHYKWNRCPTVRESARIQTFPDDFVFLGNRGQQNKQVGNAVPVLMAKALATQLLKYL; encoded by the coding sequence ATGAACTTCCTTGTGGCCGCAAAAGGGTTTGGTCGCCCGTCAGCTCTACTCGGAAGTTTTTTGCATTTTATCATGACACGACCGAGCTTGAATGTCCTTGACTTGTTCTGTGGATGTGGTGGCCTCTCAAAGGGATTTGAAGAAGCCGGCTACAACATATTGATAGGTATAGACTTCGAGCAAAGTGCCCTAAATACATTTAATCATAATCATAAGACTGCAAGGGGTGTACGTCTGGATTTATCCAAACCTGAATCCTTTGACGAAATTGACACTCTTTTAGCAGGACGTAAACTAGATGTAATAATAGGAGGACCTCCTTGCCAGGGCTTCAGTTTGACAGGACCACGCAAGTTTGATGACGAAAGGAACAAACTATATCTTGCAATGATTGAAACTGTTCGGCGCTACAGGCCAAAAGCGTTTCTTATTGAGAATGTTCCTGGTATGGCAAACCTATATAAGGGTGCTGTCCGCGATGAAATTATTCGTCGCTTTTCCGAAATAGGATATAACGTCACATACAAGATTGTATGTGCCGCAGACTATGGCGTGCCTCAAATTAGAAAGCGCCTTGTTTTTGTAGGTATACATTCTGAAAAAGACAAGTATGTATTCCCCGAGCCGTATTTGTCTGAGAATGACTATATCACATGTGAACAAGCCATAAGTGATTTGCCTTCACTTGAAACTACTCTTGGCGAAGAAATTTCTGTATATGAATGCGAACCCCAAAACAAATTTCAAAGACTTATGCGTTCTTCGTCAACTACGCTTCATAATCATACCGCAATTAACCACAAGCCATTTGTTAAGGAAGTAATTGCTTTAGTCCCCGATGGGGGCAATTATAAAGATTTGCCGCCGGGAGTGGGTGAAAGTAGAGTCTTTCATATGGCTTGGACGCGTCTTAACAGCAAGAAACCTGCTCGAACTGTTGACACTGGTCATCGTAATCTTTTCCATTATAAATGGAACCGATGCCCGACAGTCAGAGAGAGTGCGCGTATTCAAACTTTCCCCGACGACTTTGTTTTCCTCGGCAACAGAGGTCAACAGAACAAACAAGTCGGAAATGCCGTACCTGTACTAATGGCAAAAGCCTTAGCAACTCAACTTCTTAAATATCTGTAA